One window of Ignavibacteriales bacterium genomic DNA carries:
- a CDS encoding DUF1844 domain-containing protein, whose translation MNLTEAQEFLFMQVVFQNQQLGLIGLGKLKNPISNKEEINLEQAKMAIDILDMLTIKTKGNLSEREDHFLQDVLRDLKLNYISETSK comes from the coding sequence ATGAATCTGACTGAAGCTCAGGAATTTCTTTTTATGCAGGTTGTTTTCCAAAACCAGCAGCTTGGATTGATTGGTTTAGGAAAACTAAAGAATCCGATTTCTAATAAAGAAGAGATTAATTTAGAGCAAGCCAAGATGGCGATTGATATTTTAGATATGCTTACTATTAAAACCAAAGGAAATTTATCTGAAAGGGAAGACCACTTTTTGCAAGACGTGCTAAGAGATTTAAAGTTGAACTATATAAGCGAAACAAGTAAATAG
- a CDS encoding glycosyltransferase family 2 protein, with translation MEQKIKISSIVIAKDEELNIGKCVDSQKDCIDEIIVLIDNRTKDKTTEIVKSKNVFYEFVEWQGYAQTKQYALSKTSNDWVFWIDADESFTPELSHELNEFKNNKPAEIAYSVPRKAYFLGKWIKHCGWYPGRVTRLFNKQYVKFNQNTVHENLIVEGKVSELKSDLDHWTDPTIEHYFKKFNIYTSLAAEELAGQNKSASIFDILLRPLSIFIKMYFVKLGFLDGLHGFILSIFSAGYVFTKYCKLWELRKSI, from the coding sequence TTGGAACAGAAAATTAAAATATCATCCATTGTTATTGCTAAAGACGAGGAATTGAATATTGGCAAGTGCGTAGACAGTCAGAAGGATTGTATTGATGAAATAATTGTACTGATAGATAACCGTACAAAAGATAAAACTACAGAGATTGTTAAGAGTAAAAATGTTTTTTATGAATTTGTTGAATGGCAGGGCTATGCGCAAACAAAGCAATATGCTCTTTCAAAAACTTCCAACGATTGGGTTTTTTGGATTGATGCCGATGAATCTTTTACTCCTGAGTTATCGCATGAGTTAAATGAGTTTAAGAATAATAAGCCTGCTGAAATTGCATATTCAGTCCCGCGTAAAGCTTACTTTTTAGGAAAATGGATTAAGCATTGTGGTTGGTATCCCGGCAGAGTTACCCGGCTGTTTAACAAGCAATATGTAAAATTTAACCAAAACACCGTTCACGAAAATTTGATTGTGGAAGGAAAAGTTAGCGAACTAAAATCCGATTTAGATCATTGGACAGATCCAACTATTGAACATTATTTTAAAAAATTTAATATCTACACTTCTCTTGCTGCGGAGGAATTAGCCGGGCAGAATAAAAGTGCTTCAATTTTTGATATTCTTCTTCGACCTTTAAGCATATTTATTAAAATGTATTTTGTAAAGCTTGGCTTTTTAGATGGACTTCATGGATTTATTCTTTCAATTTTTTCTGCTGGTTATGTATTTACAAAATACTGTAAGTTGTGGGAACTAAGAAAATCCATTTGA
- a CDS encoding O-antigen ligase family protein — protein sequence MEKANTIAVLDKLILGCVVIFLVSLNNSIFINQLGYYGGLILLAARYFVSKENKFRKTGLEILFLLFLLAEIISTILSINKPLAFNNLLKRILLIPIVYTIVAATEDLEKAKLFFKIYLWAAFITILAYIVFAYEHFISQLYQIESKGPSPFQYVMTAGGLISFTTIFFFALLVNEKTKIWEKLFYVSGFIISSLALFASYTRAAWIGTAAGILLILIIKKKWLMLGAIIVFVVTFAFMQTNKSSISVYSYLDGKLHLERMFATQGRAQFIYPEGKKVFVSDYQKGVFLFDESEYKNILQVKSPIASFLKWKDDYYLASLSDYRLRVFRKVNQDKFIFQKEFLSPGLTYSSLIANGNFYVADVDSGLTIFTNPTETGQYHRFPELKNIRYLAVDSTNLACYTVDNLLMVYQLQNGLPAKKIFNKKIITNFGFLSLVNNYLLFSTGSSVKLLKIDLTDVKEIDDNILLKKAFNFISSSDKYFITDFSGKLYELEYPIRDKIKIINTSQLPFAPFTAAFENNKFYFSEVKLSRLNSIIDPYHITNVQREYQWQAGYRIWKDYPFFGVGDIDMHPVYKKYMNYFEKETFGHLHNNYVQLLAALGIFGFLIVMALLLKILLTHIKIYKQLKSIQFASSYSLGALAVFVGFLVSGLAEWNFGDHEIITMVWFTLGLNLAFYKTALINNNLTGSNKI from the coding sequence TTGGAAAAAGCAAATACAATAGCTGTTTTGGATAAGCTGATTTTAGGATGTGTTGTAATTTTTTTAGTTAGTCTTAACAACTCAATCTTTATAAACCAGCTTGGATATTATGGTGGTCTAATTTTGTTGGCTGCCAGGTATTTCGTTTCTAAGGAAAATAAATTCAGAAAAACAGGTCTGGAAATTCTGTTCCTACTTTTTCTGCTGGCAGAAATTATTTCCACTATTTTGTCTATCAACAAACCGCTCGCATTCAACAATTTATTAAAAAGAATTCTTCTTATTCCGATTGTTTATACAATTGTTGCAGCCACAGAAGATTTAGAAAAAGCGAAATTATTTTTCAAAATTTATTTGTGGGCGGCGTTCATAACAATACTTGCTTACATTGTATTTGCATATGAGCATTTCATCTCTCAGCTTTATCAAATTGAATCGAAAGGTCCTTCTCCTTTTCAATATGTAATGACAGCCGGTGGATTAATTAGTTTTACAACAATATTCTTTTTTGCTTTACTGGTGAACGAAAAAACAAAAATCTGGGAGAAATTATTTTATGTTTCTGGATTTATTATTTCATCTTTAGCACTATTTGCAAGTTATACCCGTGCAGCCTGGATTGGAACTGCAGCAGGCATTTTACTTATTCTGATCATAAAAAAGAAATGGTTGATGCTTGGTGCAATTATAGTCTTTGTTGTAACTTTTGCTTTTATGCAAACAAACAAAAGCAGCATTTCAGTTTATTCTTACTTAGATGGCAAACTACATCTTGAAAGAATGTTCGCAACACAGGGGAGAGCACAGTTTATTTATCCGGAAGGAAAAAAAGTATTTGTTAGCGATTATCAAAAAGGAGTGTTTCTGTTTGATGAATCAGAATATAAAAATATTCTTCAAGTAAAGTCGCCTATTGCTTCCTTTTTAAAATGGAAAGATGATTATTATCTGGCTTCTTTATCGGATTATCGGTTGAGAGTTTTTAGAAAAGTAAATCAGGATAAATTTATTTTTCAAAAAGAATTTCTATCACCAGGTTTAACTTACTCTTCGCTTATTGCAAATGGAAATTTTTATGTTGCGGATGTTGATAGCGGTTTAACAATTTTTACTAATCCAACAGAAACCGGGCAGTACCACCGCTTCCCTGAACTGAAAAATATTCGTTATCTTGCAGTCGATTCAACTAACCTGGCTTGCTATACTGTTGATAATCTTCTAATGGTTTATCAATTGCAGAACGGATTACCTGCAAAAAAAATATTTAACAAAAAAATAATTACCAATTTTGGTTTCCTATCACTTGTAAATAACTATTTGTTATTCTCAACAGGAAGCAGCGTAAAGCTGTTGAAAATTGATTTGACTGATGTTAAGGAAATTGACGATAATATTTTATTGAAGAAAGCATTCAACTTTATTTCTTCCAGCGATAAGTACTTTATTACAGACTTTTCAGGTAAACTTTATGAATTGGAATATCCAATTCGAGATAAAATAAAAATAATAAATACAAGCCAACTACCGTTTGCTCCATTTACAGCCGCTTTTGAGAACAATAAATTTTACTTTAGCGAAGTTAAATTAAGCAGACTGAATTCCATTATTGATCCATACCATATAACTAATGTTCAGCGGGAATATCAGTGGCAAGCTGGCTATAGAATTTGGAAAGATTATCCGTTTTTTGGCGTTGGCGACATTGACATGCACCCGGTATACAAAAAGTACATGAATTATTTTGAAAAGGAAACGTTCGGTCATCTTCATAATAATTACGTACAGCTTCTTGCTGCGCTTGGTATTTTTGGATTTTTAATTGTAATGGCTTTACTGTTAAAAATATTATTAACACATATTAAAATTTATAAGCAGCTTAAATCGATTCAATTTGCTTCTTCGTATTCGCTTGGCGCACTCGCTGTATTTGTTGGATTTTTAGTCTCCGGACTCGCTGAATGGAATTTCGGTGATCATGAAATCATAACAATGGTTTGGTTTACACTTGGATTAAATTTAGCCTTTTATAAAACAGCTTTAATAAATAATAATTTAACCGGTAGTAATAAAATTTAG
- a CDS encoding ABC transporter ATP-binding protein produces the protein MKTYFRILNYVKPYWRHLTASVFCTILFAMLNGGSIYLTIPLLDTLFQESKTITTQQQPSQIEKVAQVLPGWFDNLKHFISDAFNNFVFSGTKTEALMKICFLVLFTFLGKNLFGYLQAYYLAVVEQGLTRDLRNHAYVHLHKLPMSYFKNEKTGNLISRITNDVNVVNASVSAVFLNLIREPLNIIVFLGIALSISWRLTLFSVVVLPFSIGIISWIGLILRKQSGLLQEKMADITTVLHETISGVKIVKAFGMENYENKKFMRETNSFFKLILKIVRIRNAASPITEFLSVIVGVFLVYYGGRLVLEEGTLKASQFLGFLFAIFQLMPPIKELSSVNSRIQESSAAADRVFEILDTEPAIKNIESPKPLTSFTSNVEFRNVSFHYDDADELVLDNINFNVKKGEIIAFVGSSGSGKTTLVDLIPRFFDPTSGNILVDGINIKEVRIEDLRKLLGIVTQETVLFNDSIRNNIAYGLENYSMDKIIEASKAANAHNFIMEFPKGYDTIVGERGAKISGGQRQRLSIARALLVNPPIMIFDEATSALDSESEVLVQEAIERLMFDRTTFVIAHRLSTIRNADRIVVLDNGKIVQQGKHDILMEDEKGIYKKLYELQFREQR, from the coding sequence GTGAAAACATATTTTAGAATATTAAACTACGTTAAACCATACTGGCGGCATCTAACTGCATCCGTGTTCTGTACAATTCTTTTTGCAATGCTTAATGGCGGATCGATTTATTTAACCATTCCTCTCCTGGATACATTATTCCAGGAATCAAAAACAATTACAACTCAACAACAGCCGTCGCAAATTGAAAAAGTAGCACAGGTTTTACCCGGCTGGTTTGATAATTTAAAACATTTTATATCAGATGCATTTAATAATTTTGTTTTTAGCGGTACAAAAACGGAAGCATTAATGAAAATTTGTTTCCTAGTTCTTTTTACTTTTCTTGGAAAAAATCTTTTTGGTTATCTTCAAGCATATTATTTGGCAGTAGTTGAACAGGGATTGACACGAGATCTTCGGAACCACGCTTATGTTCATTTACACAAACTTCCAATGAGTTATTTTAAGAATGAAAAGACCGGCAATCTGATTTCGCGCATTACAAATGATGTAAATGTTGTTAATGCAAGCGTCTCCGCCGTGTTCCTGAATTTAATCCGTGAACCGCTTAATATAATTGTGTTTCTTGGAATTGCTCTGTCAATAAGCTGGCGATTAACACTATTTTCTGTTGTGGTCCTTCCATTTTCAATCGGAATTATAAGTTGGATTGGATTGATTCTTAGAAAGCAAAGCGGATTACTTCAGGAAAAGATGGCAGATATAACTACTGTTCTTCACGAAACCATTTCCGGAGTTAAAATTGTAAAAGCATTTGGAATGGAGAATTACGAGAACAAAAAATTTATGAGGGAAACCAACAGCTTTTTCAAATTGATTTTAAAAATTGTAAGAATAAGAAATGCAGCTTCACCGATAACCGAGTTTTTAAGTGTTATAGTCGGAGTGTTTCTGGTTTATTATGGTGGGCGTTTAGTCCTTGAGGAAGGAACATTGAAAGCGAGCCAGTTTCTTGGATTTCTTTTTGCCATATTTCAACTTATGCCGCCGATAAAAGAATTAAGCAGCGTGAACAGTAGAATTCAGGAATCCAGCGCCGCTGCTGACAGAGTTTTTGAAATACTTGATACTGAACCAGCAATAAAAAACATCGAAAGTCCCAAACCACTAACAAGCTTTACAAGTAATGTTGAATTCAGAAATGTTTCCTTTCATTATGATGACGCAGATGAATTGGTTCTTGACAATATTAATTTTAATGTGAAGAAAGGTGAAATAATTGCATTCGTGGGCAGCAGCGGTTCCGGTAAAACTACACTGGTAGATTTAATTCCCCGGTTCTTCGATCCAACTTCAGGAAATATTTTAGTTGATGGAATCAATATAAAAGAAGTTAGGATTGAAGATCTTCGTAAACTGCTTGGAATAGTTACGCAGGAAACGGTTCTATTCAATGATTCCATCCGGAATAACATTGCATATGGTTTGGAAAATTATTCAATGGATAAAATTATTGAAGCCTCGAAAGCTGCTAACGCACATAATTTTATAATGGAATTTCCGAAAGGTTACGATACAATTGTTGGTGAACGAGGCGCAAAAATTTCAGGTGGGCAGCGGCAAAGGTTATCAATTGCACGTGCTCTTCTTGTTAATCCACCAATAATGATTTTTGATGAAGCAACTTCTGCGCTTGATAGCGAATCTGAAGTATTAGTTCAGGAAGCAATTGAAAGATTAATGTTTGACAGAACGACATTTGTTATTGCTCATCGCTTAAGCACAATCAGGAATGCTGATAGAATTGTTGTACTTGATAATGGGAAAATAGTTCAGCAAGGGAAACATGATATTCTGATGGAAGACGAAAAAGGAATTTATAAAAAATTGTACGAGCTCCAATTCAGAGAGCAGAGATAA
- a CDS encoding site-2 protease family protein, whose protein sequence is MPDIQINEKLITFVLFLPLFLISLAVHEFAHAFSAFKFGDDTAKNSGRLTLNPFKHLDLVGSIIMPLISFASGGFIIGWAKPVPVNPNNFSNKRRDDAIVSFAGPLSNLILAVLFFIAYFFIAKSSDNPTENFQRILTALHLGGYFNIFLFAFNLLPIPPLDGSHILYDIFPNRIIAGYLNAGMYGFLILLVFIYSPLWGYFVKFVNFIYEILISIIGKA, encoded by the coding sequence TTGCCTGATATTCAAATAAATGAAAAACTGATTACATTCGTTTTATTCTTGCCGCTTTTTTTAATTTCACTTGCTGTGCATGAATTTGCCCATGCATTTTCTGCCTTTAAGTTCGGAGATGATACAGCAAAAAACTCAGGAAGGTTAACACTAAATCCATTCAAGCATCTCGATTTGGTTGGCAGCATAATTATGCCGCTAATTTCTTTTGCTTCTGGTGGATTTATAATTGGTTGGGCTAAACCAGTTCCTGTTAATCCAAATAATTTTAGTAACAAACGAAGAGACGATGCAATTGTCTCCTTCGCGGGACCGCTATCAAACTTAATACTGGCAGTGTTATTCTTTATAGCATATTTTTTTATTGCAAAATCTTCTGATAATCCAACGGAAAATTTCCAAAGAATTCTTACAGCGCTGCATCTTGGTGGATACTTTAATATTTTTTTGTTTGCCTTCAATTTATTACCAATTCCACCGTTGGATGGCTCACATATTCTTTATGATATTTTTCCCAACAGAATTATTGCCGGCTATTTAAATGCAGGAATGTATGGTTTCTTGATCCTGCTGGTTTTTATATACAGCCCATTGTGGGGTTATTTTGTAAAATTCGTTAATTTTATTTATGAAATACTTATTTCAATAATCGGGAAAGCTTAG
- the xerD gene encoding site-specific tyrosine recombinase XerD has protein sequence MSELLKEYLTVLRLEKNLSKNTIDSYRNDITKLLEYAEDLYLITDENLIDYRVLVKFYKSMSDVGISSSTTARYLSSHKSYFGYLKTYNYIEKDPTEKITPPKLSRKLPVVLNFDEVEKILDAPDVQTKFGLRDKGLLEIMYSSGLRVSETINLHLHDLIFSEGIIRVLGKGSKERIVPVGSSAIEWVNKYLLESRPTSERRGKSLNYVFLNNHGTKLSRMGIWNIVNKYAKKAGIEKEVHPHTFRHSFATHLLEGGADLRSVQEMLGHADISTTQIYTHIDREYIKQVHRDFHPRGK, from the coding sequence ATGTCTGAACTCCTAAAAGAATATTTAACTGTTTTGCGTCTTGAAAAAAATCTATCCAAAAACACCATCGATTCATATAGGAATGATATTACCAAACTGCTTGAATACGCTGAAGATTTATATCTCATTACTGATGAAAATTTAATTGATTATCGTGTTCTAGTAAAATTCTATAAATCGATGAGCGATGTTGGTATCTCAAGCTCTACAACAGCAAGATATTTATCTTCACATAAAAGTTATTTTGGTTACCTTAAGACGTACAATTATATTGAAAAGGATCCGACTGAAAAAATTACTCCACCAAAACTTTCTAGAAAACTTCCGGTTGTATTAAATTTTGATGAAGTAGAAAAAATTCTTGATGCTCCGGATGTTCAAACTAAATTTGGATTAAGAGATAAAGGATTGCTTGAAATTATGTATTCTTCCGGGTTAAGAGTTTCGGAAACGATTAACTTACATTTACACGATTTGATTTTTAGCGAAGGGATTATTCGCGTTCTGGGCAAAGGATCAAAAGAACGGATTGTACCGGTTGGAAGTAGTGCGATTGAGTGGGTAAATAAATATCTGCTTGAATCGAGACCAACATCGGAAAGAAGAGGAAAAAGTTTGAACTATGTATTTCTAAACAACCACGGAACAAAACTTTCGCGGATGGGTATCTGGAATATTGTTAATAAATATGCTAAGAAAGCAGGAATAGAAAAGGAAGTGCATCCACATACCTTCAGGCATTCCTTTGCAACGCATTTACTGGAAGGTGGTGCAGATTTACGCTCTGTTCAGGAAATGCTTGGACACGCAGATATTTCAACAACTCAAATTTATACTCACATCGATAGAGAATATATTAAACAAGTCCACAGAGACTTTCATCCAAGAGGAAAATAA